One region of Solea senegalensis isolate Sse05_10M linkage group LG14, IFAPA_SoseM_1, whole genome shotgun sequence genomic DNA includes:
- the sin3b gene encoding paired amphipathic helix protein Sin3b — MAKIQAHSTAKQINQIQDKPYVITQKQVQQQHFQKLKVEDALSYLDQVKIRFANDPGIYNKFLDIMKEFKSQSIDTPGVINRVSQLFYGHPDLVLGFNAFLPPGYRIEVPKNGMAFLQSPFSTQVSPGQQGKSLTTAAVPATSSSASATHVDAGPARTSEVKAASSESLPSPTSAGPPEPPSRLSLPLMSRESQNHATTSSSVSPPASETSPVEFDSAISYVNKIKNRFLDHPEIYRAFLEILHTYQKEQLEVKESRGSRGSSGMTEDEVFSKVASLFKGQEDLLAEFGQFLPDAKRSLFTGSSLTGGKDQLKRPEEEDIISKQNKKRPRPILLQHISPLLKKKMKYSCTKDQSFASVGKHGVLREFSFFDKVRRLFKSQEVYENFLRCIALFNQEVVSGAELLQLVTPFLGKFPELYTQFKSFLGDKELSHVVSGLSDRYMEGGGGREVDYASCKRLGSSYRALPKTYQQPKCSGRTTLCKEVLNDTWVSFPSWSEDSTFVSSKKTPYEEQLHRCEDERFELDVVLETNLATIRVLESVQKKLSRLSPEDQERFRLDDCLGGTSEVIQRRAVYRIYGDKAPEIIEGLKRSPATAVPVVLKRLKAKEEEWRDAQQGFNKIWREQYEKAYLKSLDHQGVNFKQNDMKALRSKSLLNEIESVYDERQEQSTEESGVGQQGRNGSGSAPASEPHMVFTYEDKQILEDAASLIIYHVKRQPTIHKDDKDHIKRIIQHFVPDLFFSRRGELSDTEEWTDEEAEPEEAGERADRADRADRDRADRDRDRDRADRDRADRDRAERGRALTAAAGGNGSSSNIQAAAAAAAAVAAVAVAATGSQAQTQPDQTQTLTHPQQQLNGESRRRRCSPSQPAETETSTSSCSMSQPAGTAASTPGSAPIEMGSGAVGEKVDLRDPEAEHQKELDGIYNLFFVNNNWYFFLRLHQTLCSRLLRVYRQAERQLLDHRAEQSRERLLMAEGRREKACDLAMELRLKQPSEVELEEYYPAFLDMVRSLLDGNLDSTQYEDTLREMFTIHAYIGFTIDKVIHNIIRQLQHLVSDEVCLQVVDLYLAERKRGAAGGNLSSQCVRAAWETSYQWKSERVMAEENCFKVMFAQNKGHVTMAVELLDTEEAQADDPLDVQCLSSYMEQFVGTESSLCSQAEGYFFKPVFLPRNLRRFRRWQVRQVEAMRCRREWHRKLGVENAGSLDCRFKLNTHKMVFVMNSEDYMYRRGALVKARKSQHRVAASQHDRFDKWHQGWLANHVTASAERSVQNWLMGEEEEDMIPCKTACLSIEVKGQMVNRYQVHYSGSKAPASP; from the exons ATGGCGAAGATTCAGGCGCACAGCACCGCGAAGCAAATCAACCAAATTCAAGACAAGCCTTACGTTATAACACAAAAgcaagtgcagcagcagcacttccaGAAGCTGAAG GTTGAAGATGCATTGTCATATTTGGACCAAGTTAAGATTCGGTTTGCAAACGATCCTGGCATATACAACAAGTTTCTTGACATCATGAAAGAATTCAAGTCACAGAG CATCGACACACCAGGGGTGATAAACCGTGTGTCTCAACTCTTCTATGGACACCCAGACTTAGTGTTGGGCTTCAATGCCTTCCTCCCACCAGGGTATCGGATAGAGGTCCCCAAGAATGGGATGGCTTTTCTCCAATCACCGTTCTCTACACAG GTATCTCCAGGCCAGCAGGGGAAGAGTCTTACCACCGCTGCAGTGCCTGCAACCTCAAGTAGTGCCTCTGCCACACACGTTGATGCTGGACCTGCCCGCACTAGTGAAGTCAAGGCTGCTTCATCAGAGTCCCTACCTTCCCCAACCTCAGCAGGACCTCCAGAGCCTCCCAGCAGACTTTCTCTTCCACTGATGAGCAGAGAGAGTCAGAATCACGCCACCACCTCCTCGTCAGTATCCCCGCCTGCTTCTGAGACGAGCCCAGTAGAGTTTGACAGTGCCATCAGCTatgtaaacaaaatcaaaaatcgCTTTCTGGATCACCCAGAGATCTACAGAGCCTTTCTAGAGATTCTTCATACATATCAG AAAGAGCAGTTGGAGGTTAAGGAGAGTCGAGGCAGCCGGGGCAGCAGTGGGATGACAGAAGATGAGGTTTTTTCTAAAGTTGCCAGCCTCTTCAAGGGACAGGAAGATCTGCTCGCTGAGTTTGGACAATTCCTGCCTGATGCCAAGAGATCACTG TTCACAGGGAGCTCGCTGACAGGGGGAAAGGATCAGCTAAAGAGGCCAGAGGAAGAGGACATAATATCTAAACAGAACAAAAAGAGGCCCAGACCCATCTTACTGCAGCACATTTCTCCACTGCTGAAG aaaaaaatgaagtatTCCTGTACCAAAGATCAGTCCTTTGCTTCAGTTGGCAAACATGGAGTTTTAAGAGAATTCTCCTTCTTTGATAAG GTTCGTCGCCTGTTTAAAAGTCAGGAAGTGTATGAGAACTTCCTGCGCTGCATCGCCTTGTTTAACCAGGAAGTAGTTTCTGGAGCAGAACTGCTACAGCTTGTTACTCCTTTCCTGGG GAAATTTCCCGAACTGTACACACAGTTCAAGTCATTTCTGGGGGACAAAGAGCTCTCTCATGTTGTGTCAGGGCTGTCGGATCGCTACATGGAGGGGGGAGGAGGCAGGGAGGTGGATTATGCCTCCTGCAAGCGCCTGGGATCCAGCTACAGAGCACTCCCCAAGACCTACCAGCAACCTAAATGCAGTGGACGCACCACCCTATGCAAGGAG GTGTTGAATGACACCTGGGTGTCATTCCCCTCCTGGTCAGAGGACTCCACCTTCGTCAGCTCGAAGAAGACTCCATATGAGGAGCAGCTGCATCGCTGTGAGGATGAAAGATTTGAG TTGGATGTGGTTCTGGAGACAAACCTGGCCACTATCAGAGTGCTAGAGAGTGTCCAGAAGAAGCTGTCGCGTCTTTCACCAGAGGACCAAGAGCGATTCCGATTAGATGACTGCCTGGGGGGCACATCTGAGGTCATCCAGCGCCGTGCTGTGTATCGAATTTATGGCGACAAAGCCCCCGAGATCATCGAGGGCCTGAAGCGGAGTCCTGCCACAGCTGTGCCAGTGGTACTCAAGAG GTTGAAAGCCAAGGAAGAGGAATGGAGAGATGCACAGCAAGGTTTCAATAAGATATGGAGGGAGCAGTACGAGAAGGCCTACCTGAAGTCCCTTGATCACCAAGGAGTCAACTTCAAACAGAATGACATGAAAGCTCTGCGGTCTAAGAGTCTTCTTAATGAGATCGAGAGTGTCTATGATGAG cgTCAGGAGCAGAGCACAGAGGAAAGTGGAGTCGGCCAGCAGGGACGTAATGGTTCTGGTTCAGCCCCTGCCAGTGAGCCTCACATGGTTTTTACATACGAGGACAAACAGATCCTGGAGGACGCTGCCTCGCTTATCATCTATCATGTTAAACGTCAGCCTACCATCCACAAAGATGACAAGGACCACATCAAGCGCATCATCCAGCACTTTGTCCCCGACCTGTTCTTTTCCCGCCGTGGCGAGCTCAGTGATACTGAAGAATGGACAGATGAGGAGGCTGAGCCTGAGGAGGCaggagagagagcagacagagcagacagggcagacagagacagagccgacagagacagagacagggacagagcaGACAGGGACAgggcagacagagacagggcAGAGAGAGGTAGAGCATTGactgctgcagcaggaggaaaTGGAAGTTCTAGTAACatccaagcagcagcagcagcagcagcagcagtagcagcagtagcagtggcAGCCACAGGTAGTCAGGCACAAACCCAGCCTGATCAGACTCAGACCCTGACCCATCCCCAGCAGCAGCTCAATGGCGAGTCCAGGCGAAGGCGCTGCAGCCCATCCCAACCTGCAGAAACAGAAACCTCCACCAGCTCTTGTAGCATGAGTCAGCCTGCAGGGACTGCCGCATCCACCCCAGGATCTGCTCCTATTGAGATGGGTTCAGGTGCAGTAGGTGAGAAAGTGGACTTGCGTGACCCAGAAGCAGAGCACCAGAAGGAGCTGGACGGTATCTACAACCTTTTTTTCGTCAACAACAACTGGTATTTCTTCCTGCGGCTGCACCAGACTCTGTGTTCACGGCTGCTGCGGGTTTACCGACAAGCTGAGCGCCAGCTACTGGATCACCGAGCtgaacagagcagagagaggctGCTGATGGCAGAGGGACGGAGGGAAAAAGCATGTGACCTCGCTATGGAGCTTCGCCTCAAACAGCCCA gtgaggtGGAGTTGGAAGAGTATTACCCAGCCTTCCTGGACATGGTGCGCAGTCTGCTAGATGGTAATTTGGACTCCACACAGTATGaagacacactgagagagatGTTCACCATCCATGCCTACATCGGCTTCACCATTGACAAGGTCATCCACAACATAATTCGGCAG CTGCAGCACCTGGTGAGCGACGAGGTTTGTCTGCAGGTGGTTGATCTTTACCTTGCTGAGAGGAAGCGGGGGGCAGCAGGAGGGAACCTTTCCTCACAGTGCGTCAGAGCTGCTTGGGAGACGAGCTACCAGTGGAAATCTGAGCGAGTCATGGCCGAGGAGAATTGCTTCAAG GTAATGTTTGCCCAAAACAAAGGTCATGTGACAATGGCTGTTGAGCTGCTGGACACCGAGGAGGCCCAGGCTGATGACCCGTTAGATGTACAG TGCCTGTCGAGTTACATGGAGCAGTTTGTAGGAACAGAGTCCAGTCTGTGTTCACAAGCAGAAGGCTACTTCTTCAAACCGGTGTTTCTGCCCAG GAACCTGCGGCGTTTCCGTCGCTGGCAGGTGCGCCAGGTGGAGGCGATGCGCTGCAGGAGAGAGTGGCACCGCAAACTGGGTGTGGAAAACGCTGGGAGTTTGGACTGTCGCTTCAAACTCAACACTCACAAGATGGTGTTTGTCATGAACTCTGAGGATTACATGTACCGCAGAGGAGCACTGGTCAAGGCCAGGAAG TCCCAGCACAGAGTGGCAGCAAGCCAGCACGACCGCTTTGACAAGTGGCACCAGGGCTGGCTGGCCAATCACGTTACAGCCTCGGCTGAACGCTCAGTGCAGAACTGGCtgatgggagaggaggaggaggacatgatCCCCTGCAAGACGGCCTGCCTGTCCATTGAGGTAAAGGGGCAAATGGTCAACAGATACCAGGTTCATTACAGTGGTAGCAAAGCCCCGGCTTCACCATAG